The segment GGAGAAAACACGAGGGATTTCTGCGTTTATTGTAGAAAAAGGTACACCGGGGCTTATTATTGGCAAAGATGAGCAGAAAATGGGCTTACATGGCTCACGTACAGTGCAGCTAACATTTGATAATTGCCGAATTCCAGCCGACAACCTATTGGGGAAAGAGGGAGAAGGCTTTAAAATTGCACTGGCTAATTTAGATGTTGGTCGAATTGGTATTGCCGCACAAGCTCTAGGTATTGCAGAAGCAGCACTTGAAGCTGCAACAGCCTACGCTAAGGAGCGCATTCAATTTGGCAAGCCGATTGCTGCTCAGCAGGGAGTTAGCTTTAAGCTTGCGGATATGGCTACGGCTGTTGAATCAGCAAAGCTCTTAGTCTATCGTGCAGCAGATTTACGTGCGAAAGGCTTACCATGTGGAGCGGAAGCCTCAATGGCTAAGCTTTTTGCATCACGTACAGCCGTACAAACGGCAATTGAGGCTGTTCAAGTATTCGGTGGCTACGGCTATACAGAGGACTACCCTGTGGAACGCTATTTCCGCGATGCCAAAGTGACAGAAATATATGAAGGTACAAGTGAAATTCAACGATTGGTCATTAGCAAACATTTATTGAAATAATAAGCGCTCAATCCAGAGTATCACAATCAAACAAAGTTTAATGCAAAGGGGAAATGGACAATGAACTTTCAATTAACAGAAGAGCATGAGCAATTACGTGAAATGATTCGTGATTTTGCAGTAAATGAAGTAGCACCAACAGCGGCAGAACGTGATGAAAAGGAAGAATTTGACCGTGCGATATTCGATAAAATGGCGGAGCTTGGGTTAACAGGTATTCCATGGCCAGAGGAATATGGTGGCGCAGGATTTGATTACCTCGCATATGTCATTGCTGTTGAGGAGTTATCACGAGTTTGTGCTTCAACAGGAGTAACATTATCTGCACATACATCACTAGCTGGCTGGCCGATTTATAAGTTTGGCACAGAAGAGCAAAAGCAAAAATATCTCCGTCCAATGGCTGAAGGGAAGCATATTGGTGCATACGGCTTAACAGAACCAGGCTCAGGCTCAGATGCAGGTGGTATGAAAACGTATGCGAAGCGTGATGGTGATGATTATATTTTAAATGGCTCAAAAATCTTTATTACAAATGGTGGAGTAGCGGATACATATATTGTATTTGCAGTAACAGACCCAGAAGCAAAGCATGGTACATCTGCATTTATCGTAGAAGCAGGATTCGAAGGGTTCTCTGTAGGGAAAAAGGAGAAAAAGCTAGGTATTCGTTCATCACCTACAACGGAGATTATTTTCGATAATTGCCGTGTGCCAAAGGAAAATCTGCTTGGAGCTGAGGGAGAAGGCTTTAAAATTGCGATGACAACATTAGATGGTGGACGTAATGGTATTGCGGCTCAAGCTGTTGGTATTGCGCAGGGAGCATTAGATGCAGCAGTAGACTATGCAAAAGAACGTGTACAATTTGGCAAGCCGATCGCTGCTAATCAAGGCGTATCCTTTAAACTAGCAGATATGGCAACTCAAATTGAGGCATCTCGACTGCTAACATACCAAGCTGCTTGGTTAGAATCTAATAACCTACCATATGGTAAAGCATCTGCAATGGCGAAATTAATGGCTGGCGATACGGCAATGAGTGTAACAACAGAGGCGGTTCAAGTATTTGGTGGCTATGGTTATACAAAAGATTATCCTGTTGAGCGCTTTATGCGTGATGCAAAAATTACCCAAATTTATGAAGGCACGCAGGAGATTCAGCGTCTAGTAATCTCGCGTATGCTAACAAAATAACGGATGCCAGAAAAAGAGAAAAGGCCCCAAGTACAGTCAACTGTAAAAGATGAAAATTTAATCGCCATGCGTCGTGAGCAAATGATTCAAGGAGCTATTAAGCTATTTAAAGAAAAAGGATTCCATCGTGCTACAACGAGAGAGATCGCAAAAGCAGCAGGCTTTAGTATCGGTACGTTATATGAATATATCCGAACGAAAGAAGACGTTTTATACCTTGTATGTGATAGCATTTATCATCATGCGATGGAGCGACTTTCAAGCTATGAAGTAAAGGCAGGAACAATTGAAGAATTAAAAGAAATGATTCGAGAATACTTCCTGCAAATCGATCACATGGTTGATGAGCTAACCATTATGTATCAGGAAACAAAATCATTATCCAAAGAAGCACAACGCTATGTTTTTAGTAAAGAGTTTGAAATGGTTGCTACCTTTGAGCGATTGTTAAAACGTTGTGTGCAGTCTGGTGAATTAACAATGACAGACAAGCAAATCCATTTAGCAGCCAATAACTTAGTCGTTTCAGGGCAAAGTTGGGCATTCCGTAAATGGGCATTACATCGTCAGCATTCCATTGACGAGTTTATTGAAATGCAAATTACATTGTTCATTTCAGGCATAAAGGGGTTCTAATATTTCGTAAAGGGGTTGTCGGCAATTGCATACAGCGATCATGCAATTGTCGGCTTTTTTCAATTTATTCAGGGAGAGAGTGAGGATTTCAGATGACAAAGGTAGAAGTATATCGTCCAAAAAATCACGTACGTTTTGTAACAGCATCAAGCCTTTTTGATGGACATGATGCTTCGATTAATATTATGCGTCGCATTTTGCAAGCTAGCGGTGTAGAGGTAATTCATTTAGGTCATAACCGTTCTGTAGAGGAAGTCGTAAATGCAGCGATACAAGAGGATGCACAAGGGATTGCCATCTCCTCTTACCAAGGCGGGCATATGGAATACTTTAAGTATATGTACGATTTACTACGTGAAAAAGGTGCACCACATATTAAAATTTATGGTGGTGGAGGCGGGGTTATTTTACCGCGTGAAATAAAGGAGCTCCATGATTACGGAATTGCAGGCATTTTCTCGCCAGAGGATGGCCGTGTTTTAGGGCTGCAAGGAATGATTAATGAGCAAATCAAAGGAACAGACTTCTCAACAGCAACAGGTAACTATTTAGAAAAGCTAGAGGCATTAACGCCTGAAACACCCGAAATTTTAGCGAATTTAATCACAGCTGCCGAGGCAAATGCAGATGAAGAAACACAAAAAATGCTAGAGGAAGCAAGAAAGCGTTCAAAGGGCACACCGATCTTAGGTATTACAGGAACAGGGGGCGCTGGTAAATCCTCTTTAACAGATGAACTGATTCGTCGCTTTTTAAAAGAGTTTCCTGATAAGCGTGTAGCCATTCTTTCGGTTGACCCAACAAAGCAAAAAACAGGCGGGGCATTGCTTGGAGATCGAATTCGCATGAATGCTATCTTTAATAATCGTGTCTATATGCGTAGCTTAGCAACACGAGGCTCTCGTACTGAATTATCTGCATCCATTGGCGATGTGCTAGATGTTGTACGCGTAGCAGGCTATGATTTAATCATTGTGGAAACAAGTGGTATTGGTCAAGGTGATGCCGAAATTACAAAATACACAGATTTATCCATGTATGTTATGACAAGTGAGTTTGGTGCACCAACACAGCTTGAGAAAATTGATATGATTGATTTTGCTGATGTTATTGCCATCAATAAATTTGAGCGTAAAGGCTCTGAGGATGCATTACGTCAAGTGCAAAAGCAATATCAACGTTCGCGCGAGCTATGGGATGAGTCACTTGAAAATATGCCAGTGTATGGCACGATTGCAAGTCAATTTAATGATAAAGGGACAAATGCATTATTTGCCGCATTAGTAAATATTATTAATCAAAAAACAGGCAGTGATTGGGAAACAAGCTATGAGCAATTTGCTAAAACGCAAAAGCAAGATGTTATTATTCCAAATGATCGCCGCTACTATTTACGTGAAATTACGGATACTGTTCGGGGCTATCATAAAAAAACAGAGCAGCAGGTGGCATTTGCAAGACGCTTATTCCAATTAGAGGGTGCTATTGCAGCGGTGCAGGAAAAAGCACCAGATGATGCCCTTGTCGCTTCACTTACTTCTTTAGCAGAAGGTGTCAGAGATGAATTAACTGCGGAATCCAAGCGTATTTTAGATAATTGGCAGTCTTTAAAAGAAGCGTATGCTGGAGATGAATTTGTGACAAAGGTACGTGACAAAGAGATACGCACCATTTTAAAAACAACAAGTCTTTCTGGCACAAAAATTCCAAAGGTAGCATTGCCAAAATTTGAGGACTATGGTGAGATATTACGCTGGGTCTATAAAGAAAATGTACCTGGCGAATTTCCATATACAGCAGGTGTTTTCCAATTCAAGCGTGAGGGGGAAGATCCAAAGCGTCAATTTGCTGGTGAAGGCACACCAGAGCGTACAAATAAACGATTCCATTATCTATCAAAGGATGATAATGCTAAACGTTTATCTACAGCATTTGACTCGGTTACATTATATGGTGAAGACCCTGATTATCGTCCAGATATTTATGGGAAGGTTGGGGAATCAGGTGTATCGATTTGTACATTAGAGGATATGAAAAAGCTGTATGCAGGCTTTGATTTATGTGCACCGTCCACATCTGTATCTATGACGATTAATGGTCCAGCACCAATTATTTTAGCAATGTTTATGAATACGGCAATTGATCAGCAAGTAAAATTACGTGAGCAAGAGCTTGGTCGAACTTTGACAGTTGAAGAATTTACAGAGACACGTGAAAAAACATTGCAGGTTGTACGTGGTACAGTACAAGCTGATATTTTAAAGGAAGATCAAGGGCAAAATACATGTATTTTCTCGACAGAGTTTGCGTTGCGTTTAATGGGAGATATTCAGCAATACTTTATAGACCATAAGGTGCGTAACTATTATTCTGTTTCCATTTCTGGTTACCATATTGCGGAAGCTGGAGCAAACCCTATTTCTCAATTAGCCTTTACATTAGCAAATGGCTTTACGTATGTAGAGTATTATTTGAGCCGTGGCATGAATATTAATGATTTTGCACCAAACTTATCATTCTTCTTCTCCAATGGGCTTGATCCTGAATATACAGTTATTGGGCGCGTAGCTCGTCGTATCTGGGCGATTGTTATGCGCGATAAATATGGTGCAAATGAGCGTGCACAGAAGCTAAAATATCATATTCAAACATCTGGTCGCAGTTTACATGCACAGGAAATTGATTTTAATGATATTCGTACAACATTACAGGCATTAATGGCATTACAGGATAACTGTAACTCATTGCATACAAATGCCTATGATGAGGCGATTACAACACCTACAGAGGAATCTGTACGACGTGCTATGGCTATTCAAATGATTATTACAAAAGAGCATGGCTTAACGAAAAATGAAAATCCACTGCAAGGTGCATTTATTGTGGAAGAATTGACAGACCTTGTAGAGGAAGCGGTTCTTGAAGAATTTGATCGCATTAATGATCGTGGTGGCGTACTAGGGGCAATGGAAACACAATATCAGCGAGGTAAAATTCAAGAGGAGTCTATGTATTATGAAATGCTTAAGCATTCAGGTGAGCTACCAATCATTGGTGTTAATACGTACTTAAATCCGAACCCACCTTCTGATGCAGATATTGACAATATGGAAATTGCACGTGCATCAACAGAGGAGAAGGAAACACAAATACGTAATTTACATGCTTTCTGGAAGGAGCATGAGGACGAAAGCGCAGCGGCGATTGCTCGTTTACAAGAAGTGGCTGTCAACAATGGCAATATTTTTGCGGAGCTAATGGAAACGGTGAAAGTAGCTAGTTTAGGGCAAATTACGAAAGCTTTATATGAAGTAGGCGGACAATATCGCCGTAATATGTAATTTATTTGAAGTGTCTAGTCTTCGGATTAGGCACTTTTTTGTATTTTAGTTATAATAGAACTGTAAAAAAGAGGAGGCGCGGTAGAGGATGAAATCGATTCTTCACTACATCATCATAGTAGCTTTAGTATTGGGAGCCATTTTCCTGTATAATAAGCAAATTGGCGCTATTCCTCTATTGCTATTATCTGTCTACTTATTTTATCTAGGCATTAAAAAAATGCGTAATATAAAAAACAGTAATTGAAGCTAGCAAAGGGGCTAAAACTTTGTATATAATGGGTATTATGCTTATGATATGAAAAGTGACTTTTGCGTAGCTTTTTTGCTGCGCTTGGAAATAAAGCATCATGTAATTTTAAAACCATTGTGATAAGGGAAAGGAAGTGCACGAATTGAATTTTCGTGAAATGACAAAGGAACAATTAGCTGAAGAGTCGTTAATTAACTTAGCGTATGCAATTTTAAATGAAAAACGTACCCCAATAGCTTTTAATGATTTATTGAAAATTATCCAAGAGCTTGTGGGCTATAGTGATGAAGAAATAAAATCTCGCTTACTGCAATTTTACACAGATATCAATATAGATGGGCGTTTCTTATTTAACCAAGAAACAGGCTGGGGCTTACGTGAATGGTTTAAAGTAGAGCAAATTGAAGAAGAAACAGCGCCTTCTGTAAAGGTACAAAAGAAAAAATCAAAAGCTGTTCTCGATGAGGACGATGATCTTGTAGAAGATATCGATTTAGACGAAGAAGATATTGACTTTGATGAAGATTTTGAAGAGTTCGTGGAAGACGATGAGCTTGATGAAGAAGATGATGATAAAGAAGATATCGATTTTGATGATGACGACTTAGAAGACATTGATGAAGAAATTGACGAAGACTTTATCGATGAAGAAGAAGAGTTTGAAGAGGAAGAAGAAGAGCTTTAAGAGCAATAAGCTTAGAATTTTCTTCTAGGCAAGAAGTAAAAAATCTTGACTTCTACCACGGTTACGTTTAATCTTTTACTTGGGCTCCTTAAAAGAAGGAGAAAGACCGTGTATATAATACGTTCCCCCTGCAAACCTATGCAGGAGGAACGTTTTTTTATTTTTTACCTTGGTTCAGTCCAGTTCTCCCAATACAATTGTAAACGTTGGCTGACTACATGTTAGTGTTTCAGGATTTAAAGGAAAGTGATAAAGAGATAGAACCGATTACAGCTTCGAATCGACTACATTTTTGTAGACATTCTCGGCTTTTCTTGTTTTAGGGTATATTCCCGATTCAAACAATGGAACTAGCAATTTTAGTACATCATAAGGAGGAATTTTTCATGACGAAGTATATTTTTGTAACAGGTGGAGTTGTATCATCACTTGGAAAAGGGATTGTTGCAGCATCCCTAGGTCGATTATTAAAAAATCGTGGTTTAGAAGTTACGATTCAAAAATTTGATCCATATATCAATATTGACCCAGGTACAATGAGCCCTTATCAACATGGTGAGGTTTTTGTGACAGATGATGGTGCAGAGGCTGACTTAGACTTAGGGCACTATGAACGTTTTATTGATATTAACCTAGGAAAGCATTCTACAGTAACTTCAGGCCGAGTTTACCAATCTGTATTACAGAAAGAGCGTCGTGGTGATTACAATGGTGGAACAGTACAAGTTATTCCTCATATTACAAACGAAATTAAAGATCGTATCCAACGTGCAGGTCGTGAAACAAATGCAGATGTAGTAATTACAGAGGTTGGCGGAACAGTAGGGGATATCGAATCATTGCCATTCCTTGAAGCCATTCGTCAAATGAAAACAAGCTTAGGGCATGATAATGTCATGTATATCCACTGTACATTAATTCCTTATATTAAAGCTGCTGGTGAATTAAAAACAAAACCAACACAACATTCTGTGAAAGAATTACGCTCTCTAGGCATTCAACCAAATATTATTGTTGTGCGTACAGAGCAAGAAGTACCACAGGATATGAAGGAAAAATTAGCTTTATTCTGTGATGTGCAACCACATGAAATTATTGAATCTCGCGATGCGGAGCATTTATATGAAGTGCCATTAAACCTACATGCACAAGATATTGATGATATTGTGCTAGATCATTTTGGTATTGAAGCACCAGAGGCAGATATGGAAGAATGGCGCGACCTTGTAGAAAAAGTGAAAAATCTACCAAATAAAAGAAAAATAGCGTTAGTAGGGAAATATGTGGAACTACAAGATGCTTATATTTCAGTTGTAGAGGCATTAAAGCATGCAGGTTATGCATTTAATTCGGATATTGATATTGAATGGATTAATGCAGAGCATGTAGAAGCGGACAATGTAGCGAGCCTATTAAAAGGCGTTGATGCTATTTTAGTACCAGGTGGCTTTGGTGATCGTGGTGTTGAAGGGAAAATTTTAGCGATCCAATATGCGCGTGAAAACAATGTACCTTTCCTAGGTATTTGCCTAGGCATGCAGCTAGCAACAGTAGAGTTTGCTCGTAATGTTCTTGGCTTAAAAGGTGCGCATTCTACAGAGCTTGATGCAGATACAGAGTATCCAATTATCGACTTTTTACCAGATCAAAATGATAATGTAGATATTGGTGGTACATTACGCTTAGGATTATATCCATGTAAATTAAAAGATGGCTCTAAAGCAAGCAAAGCTTATGGCAAAGAGCTTGTATATGAGCGCCACCGTCACCGCTATGAATTTAACAACGAGTACCGTGAGGCAATGGAAGCAGCAGGACTTGTCTTCTCAGGAACAAGCCCTGATGGAAAATTAGTGGAAATTATTGAGCTGCCTGATAATGAATTCTTTGTAGCCTGCCAATTCCACCCAGAGCTAGTATCACGTCCAAACCGTCCACAACCATTGTTCCGCGACTTTATTGGAGCAACATTTAAATAAACAATAAATAACAAAACCCAAACTATTACGAAACACTAAATGGCTGTTTCATACAAATAGTTTGGGTTTTTCTTTACTAGAAATTCTGTTATTCTACAGCTCTTCCTCATCAAATTCCAGCATTTCATCATAGGCTATTTTTATTGCTTCGTACACAAAAAGACCAGCAAGCGCATGTGGTACAACAATTCGCTGTCCAGCATCGTTTGGCAATAAACCACCTTTAACACGTGTAGAAATATACGTATAAGCTAAATCTGCCAGCGGATTGTCGGCATTTGCCACTTCACTAGCAATAGCCGCAAATGGAATAAAGCGCTGATGTAATTCTTCCGCTAAGGCTAATGCTTCTATGTTATATGCACTACGGGTAAAAATACAAACACGATCTGCCTCCGTTAAAACCGTATCTGCTGTCCAAGGAACCAATTTATGGAATGGCTCAACTGCTTGCAAGGCATTTAGCTCAATCGTTTGCATTTCACCAAAGCAAGCGAAATAGACATGTCCTTCACCAATGGCTGCTTGTGCAAGGAGCCTTGCTGTTTCCTCAATGGCATCTTCTTCATTTTGCGTAATTCGTTGTAGTAAACCACTTAATTGTGTTGTTAAAATTTTTGACATGTTCCCACCTCTCTCCATATTATAGAGGTGGACAAGATAGAAAGCAAAAGCAGATAATTTACAATATTAGAAGGTATTACGCGGAAAAAGGCGAATAATTAATAATGAAGAAAATTTTTATGAAA is part of the Lysinibacillus sp. FSL K6-0232 genome and harbors:
- a CDS encoding acyl-CoA dehydrogenase gives rise to the protein MHLQFTDEQLMMRDMVRQFAQEKIQPWIERMEAGEFPRELLEQMGELGLMGITTPEELGGSEMDFTSYIIAIHELSKVSAVMGVILSVHTSVGTNPIIYFGNDEQKKRYVPKLATGEYLGAFCLTEPSAGSDAGSLQSKAVRDGDDYVINGSKAFITNGGEADVYIVFASTNPAEKTRGISAFIVEKGTPGLIIGKDEQKMGLHGSRTVQLTFDNCRIPADNLLGKEGEGFKIALANLDVGRIGIAAQALGIAEAALEAATAYAKERIQFGKPIAAQQGVSFKLADMATAVESAKLLVYRAADLRAKGLPCGAEASMAKLFASRTAVQTAIEAVQVFGGYGYTEDYPVERYFRDAKVTEIYEGTSEIQRLVISKHLLK
- a CDS encoding acyl-CoA dehydrogenase, yielding MNFQLTEEHEQLREMIRDFAVNEVAPTAAERDEKEEFDRAIFDKMAELGLTGIPWPEEYGGAGFDYLAYVIAVEELSRVCASTGVTLSAHTSLAGWPIYKFGTEEQKQKYLRPMAEGKHIGAYGLTEPGSGSDAGGMKTYAKRDGDDYILNGSKIFITNGGVADTYIVFAVTDPEAKHGTSAFIVEAGFEGFSVGKKEKKLGIRSSPTTEIIFDNCRVPKENLLGAEGEGFKIAMTTLDGGRNGIAAQAVGIAQGALDAAVDYAKERVQFGKPIAANQGVSFKLADMATQIEASRLLTYQAAWLESNNLPYGKASAMAKLMAGDTAMSVTTEAVQVFGGYGYTKDYPVERFMRDAKITQIYEGTQEIQRLVISRMLTK
- a CDS encoding TetR/AcrR family transcriptional regulator is translated as MPEKEKRPQVQSTVKDENLIAMRREQMIQGAIKLFKEKGFHRATTREIAKAAGFSIGTLYEYIRTKEDVLYLVCDSIYHHAMERLSSYEVKAGTIEELKEMIREYFLQIDHMVDELTIMYQETKSLSKEAQRYVFSKEFEMVATFERLLKRCVQSGELTMTDKQIHLAANNLVVSGQSWAFRKWALHRQHSIDEFIEMQITLFISGIKGF
- the icmF gene encoding fused isobutyryl-CoA mutase/GTPase IcmF, with the translated sequence MTKVEVYRPKNHVRFVTASSLFDGHDASINIMRRILQASGVEVIHLGHNRSVEEVVNAAIQEDAQGIAISSYQGGHMEYFKYMYDLLREKGAPHIKIYGGGGGVILPREIKELHDYGIAGIFSPEDGRVLGLQGMINEQIKGTDFSTATGNYLEKLEALTPETPEILANLITAAEANADEETQKMLEEARKRSKGTPILGITGTGGAGKSSLTDELIRRFLKEFPDKRVAILSVDPTKQKTGGALLGDRIRMNAIFNNRVYMRSLATRGSRTELSASIGDVLDVVRVAGYDLIIVETSGIGQGDAEITKYTDLSMYVMTSEFGAPTQLEKIDMIDFADVIAINKFERKGSEDALRQVQKQYQRSRELWDESLENMPVYGTIASQFNDKGTNALFAALVNIINQKTGSDWETSYEQFAKTQKQDVIIPNDRRYYLREITDTVRGYHKKTEQQVAFARRLFQLEGAIAAVQEKAPDDALVASLTSLAEGVRDELTAESKRILDNWQSLKEAYAGDEFVTKVRDKEIRTILKTTSLSGTKIPKVALPKFEDYGEILRWVYKENVPGEFPYTAGVFQFKREGEDPKRQFAGEGTPERTNKRFHYLSKDDNAKRLSTAFDSVTLYGEDPDYRPDIYGKVGESGVSICTLEDMKKLYAGFDLCAPSTSVSMTINGPAPIILAMFMNTAIDQQVKLREQELGRTLTVEEFTETREKTLQVVRGTVQADILKEDQGQNTCIFSTEFALRLMGDIQQYFIDHKVRNYYSVSISGYHIAEAGANPISQLAFTLANGFTYVEYYLSRGMNINDFAPNLSFFFSNGLDPEYTVIGRVARRIWAIVMRDKYGANERAQKLKYHIQTSGRSLHAQEIDFNDIRTTLQALMALQDNCNSLHTNAYDEAITTPTEESVRRAMAIQMIITKEHGLTKNENPLQGAFIVEELTDLVEEAVLEEFDRINDRGGVLGAMETQYQRGKIQEESMYYEMLKHSGELPIIGVNTYLNPNPPSDADIDNMEIARASTEEKETQIRNLHAFWKEHEDESAAAIARLQEVAVNNGNIFAELMETVKVASLGQITKALYEVGGQYRRNM
- the rpoE gene encoding DNA-directed RNA polymerase subunit delta gives rise to the protein MNFREMTKEQLAEESLINLAYAILNEKRTPIAFNDLLKIIQELVGYSDEEIKSRLLQFYTDINIDGRFLFNQETGWGLREWFKVEQIEEETAPSVKVQKKKSKAVLDEDDDLVEDIDLDEEDIDFDEDFEEFVEDDELDEEDDDKEDIDFDDDDLEDIDEEIDEDFIDEEEEFEEEEEEL
- a CDS encoding CTP synthase; translated protein: MTKYIFVTGGVVSSLGKGIVAASLGRLLKNRGLEVTIQKFDPYINIDPGTMSPYQHGEVFVTDDGAEADLDLGHYERFIDINLGKHSTVTSGRVYQSVLQKERRGDYNGGTVQVIPHITNEIKDRIQRAGRETNADVVITEVGGTVGDIESLPFLEAIRQMKTSLGHDNVMYIHCTLIPYIKAAGELKTKPTQHSVKELRSLGIQPNIIVVRTEQEVPQDMKEKLALFCDVQPHEIIESRDAEHLYEVPLNLHAQDIDDIVLDHFGIEAPEADMEEWRDLVEKVKNLPNKRKIALVGKYVELQDAYISVVEALKHAGYAFNSDIDIEWINAEHVEADNVASLLKGVDAILVPGGFGDRGVEGKILAIQYARENNVPFLGICLGMQLATVEFARNVLGLKGAHSTELDADTEYPIIDFLPDQNDNVDIGGTLRLGLYPCKLKDGSKASKAYGKELVYERHRHRYEFNNEYREAMEAAGLVFSGTSPDGKLVEIIELPDNEFFVACQFHPELVSRPNRPQPLFRDFIGATFK
- a CDS encoding DUF2529 family protein; translated protein: MSKILTTQLSGLLQRITQNEEDAIEETARLLAQAAIGEGHVYFACFGEMQTIELNALQAVEPFHKLVPWTADTVLTEADRVCIFTRSAYNIEALALAEELHQRFIPFAAIASEVANADNPLADLAYTYISTRVKGGLLPNDAGQRIVVPHALAGLFVYEAIKIAYDEMLEFDEEEL